One Flavobacterium sp. 90 DNA segment encodes these proteins:
- a CDS encoding ATP-binding protein has product MQKQIIVLIGGPGTGKSTLINELVARGYCCYPEISRQVTLEAQQRGIEQLFLEQPLLFSEMLLEGRINQFKNALEESDDVVFIDRGIPDVVAYMDYIGDDYPESFVKACADFKYSKTFILPPWEEIYESDTERYENFEQALTIQKHLVETYKKYGYDLIEVPKDTVENRILYILDKI; this is encoded by the coding sequence GTGCAAAAACAAATCATAGTTCTCATTGGTGGCCCGGGAACGGGAAAATCTACTCTTATAAACGAATTAGTAGCTCGTGGCTACTGCTGTTACCCTGAAATTTCAAGACAAGTTACACTCGAAGCACAACAACGTGGTATCGAACAATTGTTCTTGGAACAGCCTTTATTGTTTAGCGAAATGTTACTTGAAGGACGCATCAACCAATTTAAAAATGCTCTTGAAGAATCTGACGATGTCGTTTTTATAGATCGCGGTATTCCTGATGTTGTAGCATATATGGATTATATTGGTGATGATTATCCGGAGAGTTTTGTAAAAGCTTGTGCCGATTTTAAATATTCGAAAACTTTTATTTTACCGCCGTGGGAAGAAATCTACGAAAGCGATACTGAACGCTACGAGAATTTTGAACAGGCATTAACGATACAAAAACACCTTGTTGAGACCTATAAAAAATACGGTTACGACTTAATTGAAGTGCCTAAAGATACGGTTGAGAACAGAATTCTTTATATCTTAGATAAAATTTAG
- a CDS encoding lipase, which produces MRKKIKIILLSFLITATSCSSDDNNKSYPDTNQTYPTIVQNKYPVVLVHGMLGWGRDEMNGFHYWGGKGDIQEDLKKEGYQVYTASMGPLSSNWDRAVELYYYIKGGTVDYGAVHAQKFGHNRYGRTYLGAYPQWDGVSKVHLVGHSMGGPTPRYLIELLENGDAQEMAFVAAAGEAPTSDLFKGGKKWIHSLTTVAGVHNGALTADYFEFRETLEKMFFGLAGLAGVTNESFYDFDLEQWGIKRNTGETIPAYFERIKNDNFWNSQDNCMYDLSVKASDLQNKNAKASSSIYYASYNIDGTEDDNNDGIRKPLKSMMEMLKPDAIKVGSTTISLPFGYMVWRPSDGLVSIPSAQYPIGDKYQIMDTEKRMLAPMGTWDVHSTIMGLDHMSIVIPDDKASTYKYLLDFYTQIAKDVSNLPQ; this is translated from the coding sequence ATGAGAAAAAAAATTAAAATTATTTTATTGTCGTTTTTAATCACCGCAACAAGTTGCAGTAGTGATGATAACAATAAATCGTATCCAGATACAAATCAGACTTATCCAACAATTGTGCAAAACAAATACCCTGTTGTTTTAGTGCATGGAATGTTAGGGTGGGGGCGTGATGAAATGAACGGATTTCATTATTGGGGAGGAAAAGGAGACATTCAGGAAGATCTAAAAAAAGAAGGGTATCAGGTATATACTGCTTCAATGGGACCATTGTCGAGCAATTGGGATAGAGCTGTAGAGCTTTATTATTACATAAAAGGAGGAACGGTAGATTATGGAGCAGTGCATGCGCAAAAATTTGGACATAATCGTTATGGTAGAACATATCTGGGAGCTTATCCGCAATGGGATGGAGTTAGTAAAGTACACTTGGTAGGACATAGTATGGGTGGGCCAACTCCTCGATACCTTATTGAACTTTTAGAAAACGGAGATGCTCAGGAGATGGCGTTTGTAGCAGCTGCCGGAGAAGCGCCAACATCAGATTTATTTAAAGGAGGAAAAAAATGGATTCACAGCCTTACAACTGTCGCAGGTGTGCATAATGGAGCATTGACAGCAGATTATTTTGAATTTAGAGAAACATTAGAAAAAATGTTTTTTGGATTAGCGGGGCTTGCTGGAGTTACGAACGAAAGTTTTTATGATTTTGATTTAGAACAATGGGGTATTAAGCGTAATACAGGCGAGACCATTCCTGCTTATTTTGAGAGAATAAAAAATGATAATTTCTGGAATAGTCAAGACAATTGTATGTATGATCTTTCTGTAAAAGCATCTGATTTGCAAAATAAAAATGCAAAAGCATCTTCAAGCATCTATTATGCTTCTTATAATATAGACGGTACCGAAGATGATAACAATGATGGAATAAGAAAACCACTTAAGTCAATGATGGAAATGTTAAAACCAGATGCTATAAAAGTAGGATCTACAACAATATCTCTTCCTTTTGGCTACATGGTATGGAGACCAAGCGATGGTTTAGTAAGTATTCCATCAGCTCAATATCCAATAGGAGATAAATATCAAATCATGGATACTGAAAAAAGAATGTTGGCGCCAATGGGAACTTGGGACGTACATTCTACCATTATGGGATTAGATCATATGAGTATTGTTATACCTGATGATAAAGCATCGACCTATAAATATTTATTGGATTTCTATACGCAAATTGCTAAAGATGTATCTAATTTGCCTCAATAA
- a CDS encoding carboxylesterase family protein, translated as MKKIIILLFTILTFHNIQAQEIKTMTYFQNDTIKLDLDLYLPQKKTNEKIPLIIFAFGGGFSGGERTSEKDFGMFMAKNGYAVASISYSLYMKGKDFGCKGTLTEKIKAIQIGVSDMWQATSFLIENANKYNLDTSKIFISGISAGAEIGFQASFWDYKLMNLYKNNLPENFKYAGFIGGSGAIQDINLITKEKAIPMLLAHGNNDQTVPYAAGSHRSCPTNASGWLILFGSYAVYNQMNDLHKDIELITFCGGGHEFSGYLFHQGQQYVLDFVNDVLKGKRFESHIIIPSEKKGSGSGKYLFCE; from the coding sequence ATGAAAAAAATCATCATCTTACTTTTTACTATTCTCACTTTTCACAACATTCAGGCTCAGGAAATCAAAACCATGACTTACTTTCAGAATGATACAATCAAACTGGATCTGGATTTATATTTACCACAAAAGAAAACTAACGAAAAAATTCCGTTAATCATTTTCGCTTTCGGCGGAGGATTTTCTGGTGGTGAACGTACCAGTGAGAAAGATTTCGGAATGTTTATGGCTAAAAACGGTTATGCAGTTGCCAGCATTTCGTACAGCTTATATATGAAGGGAAAAGATTTTGGCTGCAAAGGAACTTTAACCGAAAAAATAAAAGCAATCCAAATTGGCGTGAGCGATATGTGGCAAGCGACTTCGTTTTTAATCGAAAATGCGAATAAATATAATCTTGATACTTCTAAAATATTTATTTCCGGAATTAGTGCAGGTGCCGAAATTGGTTTTCAAGCTTCGTTTTGGGATTATAAACTGATGAATTTATATAAAAACAATTTGCCTGAAAATTTCAAATACGCAGGTTTTATCGGAGGTTCGGGAGCAATTCAGGATATTAATTTAATAACAAAAGAAAAAGCAATTCCGATGTTATTAGCACACGGAAATAATGACCAAACTGTTCCATATGCTGCGGGGTCGCATCGTTCTTGCCCAACAAATGCTTCGGGTTGGTTGATTCTTTTTGGATCTTACGCTGTTTACAATCAAATGAATGATCTCCATAAAGATATTGAACTGATTACTTTTTGTGGCGGCGGACATGAATTCTCAGGTTATCTTTTCCACCAAGGACAACAATATGTTTTGGATTTTGTAAATGATGTTTTGAAAGGAAAGAGATTTGAATCGCATATTATTATTCCTTCTGAGAAGAAAGGTTCTGGTTCTGGGAAATATTTGTTTTGTGAATAA
- a CDS encoding DUF493 family protein has product MENDKEKNTAEFYERLKVELDNSNTWPAEYLYKFIVPSVDDNVERVEKAFDSMGAVIKTTKSKTGKFTSVSVDVTMHSADEVIIKYKEVSTIEGIVSL; this is encoded by the coding sequence ATGGAGAACGATAAAGAAAAAAACACCGCCGAATTTTACGAAAGATTAAAGGTTGAGTTGGATAATTCAAATACCTGGCCAGCAGAATACTTGTATAAATTCATTGTGCCTTCAGTAGACGATAATGTAGAGAGAGTTGAAAAAGCTTTTGATAGCATGGGTGCGGTTATTAAAACTACAAAATCAAAAACCGGTAAATTTACCAGTGTTTCTGTAGATGTTACTATGCATAGTGCTGACGAAGTGATTATCAAATACAAAGAAGTTTCTACCATAGAAGGTATAGTTTCATTATAA
- a CDS encoding DUF4290 domain-containing protein, whose amino-acid sequence MNEKYKKEVANDVVFNLEYNSERQRLIIPEYGRHLQKLIDQATHIEDAETRNKAAKYIIQVMGSLNPHLRDVPDFQHKLWDQLFIMSDFKLDVESPYPIPSRDVLQLKPDVLQYPQNFPKYRFYGNNIKYMIDVANKWEEGEMKNALVLVIANHMKKSYLSWNKDTVKDDVIFEHLYELSGGKINLLQSTEELLNTTDLMRTNKRMSNKITPPGQPKIQSNKNNNNKGGKKPFVKNNNQK is encoded by the coding sequence ATGAACGAAAAATATAAAAAAGAAGTCGCGAATGATGTTGTCTTTAATTTGGAATATAATTCTGAAAGACAACGTTTGATCATTCCAGAATACGGTCGTCATTTGCAAAAACTGATCGATCAGGCTACTCATATAGAAGATGCTGAAACGCGCAATAAAGCTGCGAAATATATCATTCAGGTTATGGGAAGTTTGAATCCTCATTTGCGTGATGTGCCTGATTTTCAGCACAAATTATGGGATCAGCTTTTTATTATGTCTGATTTTAAATTAGATGTAGAATCTCCATATCCAATTCCGTCTCGAGATGTATTACAGCTAAAACCGGATGTATTACAATATCCGCAAAACTTCCCAAAATATAGATTTTATGGTAATAACATCAAATATATGATTGATGTTGCCAATAAATGGGAGGAAGGCGAAATGAAAAATGCATTGGTATTGGTAATCGCCAATCATATGAAAAAATCATATTTAAGCTGGAATAAAGACACGGTAAAAGACGATGTGATTTTTGAACATTTATATGAATTGTCAGGAGGAAAAATCAATTTGTTGCAAAGCACAGAAGAGCTTTTAAATACAACTGATTTAATGCGTACCAATAAACGTATGTCAAACAAAATCACACCACCGGGACAACCAAAAATCCAGAGCAATAAAAACAATAACAACAAAGGCGGTAAAAAACCTTTTGTAAAAAATAATAATCAGAAATAA
- the murA gene encoding UDP-N-acetylglucosamine 1-carboxyvinyltransferase — protein MGIFKIEGGIPLKGEITPQGAKNEALQILCAVLLTGDKVKINNIPDIIDINKLITLLGNLGVKIQRNEPGSITFQADEVNVGYLETEAFKKEGGALRGSIMIVGPLLARFGKGYIPKPGGDKIGRRRLDTHFEGFINLGAKFRYNREDHFYGVESPEGGLTGTDMLLDEASVTGTANIVMAAVLAKGTTTVYNAACEPYLQQLCKMLNSMGAKITGVGSNLLTIEGVESLGGCEHRILPDMIEIGSWIGLAAMTKSEITIKNVSWENLGLIPNTFRKLGITIEKRNDDIYIPAHKDGYEVKTDIDGSILTIADAPWPGFTPDLLSIVLVVATQAKGDVLIHQKMFESRLFFVDKLIDMGAKIMLCDPHRAVVMGHNFESQLKATTMSSPDIRAGISLLIAALSAKGTSTIQNIEQIDRGYERIDERLRAIGAKIVRA, from the coding sequence ATGGGAATTTTTAAAATCGAAGGAGGAATTCCTTTAAAAGGAGAAATCACTCCGCAAGGAGCAAAAAATGAGGCGTTACAAATTTTATGTGCCGTGCTTCTAACGGGTGATAAAGTGAAAATTAATAATATTCCCGATATTATTGACATCAATAAATTAATCACATTGTTGGGTAATTTAGGAGTAAAAATTCAACGCAATGAACCGGGTTCGATTACGTTTCAGGCTGATGAAGTTAATGTTGGATATTTGGAAACCGAAGCTTTCAAAAAAGAAGGTGGAGCGCTTCGTGGTTCTATTATGATTGTTGGGCCATTATTGGCACGTTTCGGAAAAGGATATATTCCTAAACCGGGAGGAGATAAAATTGGTCGTCGTAGATTAGATACACACTTTGAGGGTTTTATTAACCTTGGAGCAAAATTCAGATACAATAGAGAAGATCACTTTTACGGAGTAGAATCTCCAGAAGGCGGACTTACAGGAACAGATATGTTGCTTGATGAAGCATCTGTTACGGGAACAGCAAACATTGTTATGGCAGCTGTTTTGGCAAAAGGAACTACAACTGTTTACAACGCAGCTTGTGAGCCTTACTTGCAACAATTGTGTAAAATGTTGAACTCTATGGGAGCTAAAATCACCGGAGTTGGTTCAAATTTATTGACTATCGAAGGTGTTGAAAGCCTTGGTGGTTGCGAGCACAGAATTCTTCCTGATATGATCGAAATTGGTTCTTGGATTGGTCTTGCGGCTATGACAAAAAGCGAAATCACGATCAAAAATGTAAGCTGGGAAAACTTAGGTTTGATTCCAAATACATTTAGAAAATTAGGTATTACAATCGAAAAACGTAATGACGATATTTATATTCCTGCTCATAAAGATGGATATGAAGTAAAAACTGATATTGACGGTTCTATCTTAACAATTGCAGATGCGCCATGGCCAGGATTTACACCTGACTTATTGAGTATCGTTTTGGTTGTAGCAACACAAGCAAAAGGTGATGTTTTGATTCACCAGAAAATGTTCGAAAGCCGTTTGTTTTTCGTTGATAAATTAATCGATATGGGAGCAAAAATCATGTTATGTGATCCGCACAGAGCTGTGGTTATGGGACATAATTTCGAATCTCAATTAAAAGCAACAACAATGTCATCTCCTGATATTCGCGCTGGGATTTCATTATTAATTGCAGCACTTTCAGCAAAAGGAACAAGTACAATTCAAAATATAGAACAAATTGACCGTGGATACGAGCGTATCGACGAACGTTTGAGAGCAATTGGTGCAAAAATCGTAAGAGCGTAA
- a CDS encoding cation diffusion facilitator family transporter, producing MTDEQKAVKATIFSIVGNTCLALIKGLAGFFGNSYALIADAIESTADIFSSCLVLFGIKYSNKPADENHPYGHGRAEPLITFLVVGFLITSATIIGYESIANIQTPHGLPKSWTLYVLGAIIIWKEYSYRLVMKRSRETNSSSLAADAWHHRSDAITSVAAFIGISIALIMGKGYESADDWAALFAAFFILYNCYKIFRPALGEIMDENLNDDLVEEIRVVAMTVEGILGTEKCFIRKAGMKYHVDLHAIVSAQISVKAGHDLSHKLQDKLKEKIPQLGNVLIHIEPDDYH from the coding sequence ATGACAGATGAACAAAAAGCTGTAAAAGCTACTATATTCAGTATAGTTGGGAACACCTGCTTAGCCTTGATAAAAGGTTTGGCAGGTTTTTTTGGCAATTCTTATGCCTTAATTGCAGATGCGATAGAATCGACTGCGGATATATTTTCGTCTTGTTTGGTTTTATTCGGAATCAAATATTCTAATAAACCGGCCGATGAAAATCATCCTTACGGACACGGTCGTGCAGAGCCTTTAATTACTTTTTTGGTTGTTGGATTTTTAATTACTTCGGCAACTATTATTGGTTACGAAAGTATTGCCAATATTCAAACGCCACATGGATTACCAAAATCATGGACTTTATATGTTTTAGGCGCAATTATTATCTGGAAAGAGTATTCGTATCGTTTGGTAATGAAACGAAGCAGAGAAACTAATAGTTCTTCTCTTGCCGCTGATGCCTGGCACCATCGTAGTGATGCAATTACTTCTGTAGCGGCATTTATCGGGATTTCGATTGCACTGATTATGGGCAAAGGTTATGAATCTGCAGATGATTGGGCGGCGCTTTTTGCTGCTTTTTTTATCTTGTACAATTGCTATAAAATTTTCAGACCTGCGCTTGGCGAAATCATGGATGAGAATTTAAATGATGATTTAGTCGAAGAAATTAGGGTAGTAGCCATGACTGTAGAAGGTATTTTAGGAACTGAGAAATGTTTTATTCGTAAAGCCGGAATGAAATATCATGTTGATCTTCATGCTATAGTTTCAGCACAAATATCAGTAAAAGCAGGACATGATTTGTCTCATAAACTTCAGGATAAATTAAAAGAAAAAATACCTCAGTTAGGAAATGTTTTGATTCACATCGAGCCAGATGATTATCATTGA
- a CDS encoding DUF5686 and carboxypeptidase regulatory-like domain-containing protein: MRNFILSAFLFFSISNFAQIKGTITDDKGNPLPFVSVFEENTYTGTTSNEQGKYQLNVKEIGKNKIVFQYLGFKTQKSTVASDSKTVTLNIVMQEESFALNEVVIDPKNNPANAIIKSAIANKKDNSEKTARYTADFYSKGMFKIKDLPKKIMGMKVDIGDEMASNLDSTGTGILYLSETISKISFEKPGKLKEKIIASKVSGNNKGFSYNTATLSTYDFYDNTLEFNINLISPIADNAFNYYKYKLEGSFFDDNNQQIYKIKVTPKRDKEPVFEGYIYIVDDSFAIYAVDLDIKGYRMKNEFTEVMNLKQSFSYNVKNKIWSKNAQTLSFNAGAFGVKFSGKFNYVYSNYEFPASFEKKTFGNEIVAFEADANKKDDAFWNQIRPIPLTIEESNDYTKKDSLQTIRKSQKYTDSIDAKNNKFKVTDVIMGYDYKNTFKKHSFEYKGLLNLSSLSFNTVQGFNLDSGFSFKKWNEEKGTSTSISTTFNYGFSDERFRVTGEFSHKFNNINYATIWASGGTKVAQFNSAQPISNFVNSISSLFFKDNYMKLYNLEFAQVNYSQDVANGVNLNAKVGYEQRKPLFNTTDYSFFKRDDIYSSNNPLAPNDFVTPAFDPHHLFKAALSARINFGNKYISRPDGRYNFKNDKYPTVFLAFEKAFAANQKKYEFERIGASVQYDLALGNKGILGMNFRGGKFFNAENISFIDYRHFNGNQTHIGTTDRYLNVFNLMPYYANSTNDSYFEMHLEHNDTGFIMNKIPLLNLLKSTMNLGFHSLAIPDRKPYTEFTVGLDNLGFGKFKLFRVDYVHSYQGGIQQNGVVFGLKILNVLD, from the coding sequence ATGAGAAACTTTATTTTATCAGCCTTTTTATTTTTTTCGATTTCCAACTTTGCACAAATCAAAGGAACCATAACCGACGATAAAGGAAATCCACTCCCTTTTGTTTCGGTTTTTGAGGAAAACACCTATACGGGAACAACTTCTAACGAACAGGGAAAATATCAACTGAATGTAAAAGAGATTGGTAAAAACAAAATAGTTTTTCAATACCTGGGTTTTAAAACTCAAAAATCAACCGTTGCATCAGATTCAAAAACGGTTACATTAAACATTGTAATGCAGGAAGAAAGTTTTGCATTGAATGAAGTCGTTATTGATCCCAAAAATAATCCTGCCAATGCAATTATAAAAAGTGCAATCGCAAACAAAAAAGACAATTCGGAAAAGACGGCACGTTACACCGCTGATTTTTATTCGAAAGGAATGTTCAAGATAAAAGATCTTCCAAAGAAAATAATGGGAATGAAAGTCGATATCGGTGACGAAATGGCTTCAAATTTAGATTCAACCGGAACAGGCATTTTATATTTATCAGAAACTATTTCTAAGATTTCTTTTGAAAAACCAGGAAAACTAAAAGAGAAAATCATTGCTTCCAAAGTTTCAGGAAACAATAAAGGATTCAGTTATAATACTGCCACTTTATCTACTTATGATTTTTATGATAATACATTAGAATTCAACATTAACCTCATCTCTCCTATTGCTGACAATGCTTTCAACTATTACAAATACAAACTTGAAGGTAGTTTTTTTGACGACAATAATCAGCAGATTTATAAAATAAAAGTAACACCAAAACGCGACAAAGAACCTGTTTTTGAAGGTTACATTTATATTGTTGATGATAGTTTTGCGATTTATGCTGTAGACTTAGACATAAAAGGTTACAGAATGAAAAACGAATTTACTGAAGTAATGAATCTAAAACAGAGCTTTAGTTATAATGTTAAAAATAAAATCTGGTCAAAAAACGCTCAGACACTTTCGTTTAATGCCGGTGCTTTTGGTGTAAAGTTCTCCGGAAAATTCAATTATGTTTATTCGAATTACGAATTTCCTGCTTCTTTTGAAAAGAAAACTTTTGGAAATGAAATTGTAGCTTTTGAAGCTGATGCAAATAAAAAAGACGATGCTTTCTGGAATCAAATTCGTCCAATTCCTTTGACCATTGAGGAAAGCAATGATTATACTAAAAAAGACAGTTTACAAACCATCAGAAAGTCTCAAAAATATACTGATTCTATCGATGCCAAAAACAATAAGTTTAAAGTCACGGATGTGATAATGGGTTATGACTATAAAAACACTTTCAAAAAACACTCTTTTGAATATAAAGGTTTATTGAATCTTTCGTCTTTAAGTTTTAATACTGTTCAGGGTTTTAATCTCGATTCTGGTTTTTCATTTAAAAAATGGAATGAAGAAAAAGGAACTTCTACTTCTATAAGTACAACTTTTAATTATGGTTTCTCTGATGAGCGTTTTCGCGTTACCGGCGAATTCAGTCACAAATTCAACAATATAAATTATGCTACGATTTGGGCTTCGGGAGGAACAAAAGTCGCTCAATTTAATAGTGCTCAACCTATAAGCAACTTTGTCAATTCTATAAGTTCATTGTTTTTCAAAGACAATTACATGAAGCTTTATAATCTGGAATTTGCTCAGGTTAATTATTCACAAGATGTTGCAAACGGAGTAAATTTGAATGCTAAAGTTGGTTACGAGCAGCGAAAACCTCTTTTTAATACTACGGATTATTCATTCTTCAAAAGAGATGATATCTATTCTTCAAACAATCCGTTGGCACCAAATGACTTTGTAACTCCGGCTTTTGATCCGCATCATTTGTTCAAAGCGGCTTTATCGGCACGAATTAATTTTGGAAATAAATATATTTCTCGCCCTGACGGAAGATACAATTTTAAAAATGATAAATATCCAACGGTCTTTTTAGCTTTTGAAAAGGCTTTTGCAGCCAATCAGAAAAAGTATGAATTCGAAAGAATTGGCGCTTCTGTACAATACGATTTAGCATTAGGAAACAAAGGAATTCTGGGAATGAATTTTAGAGGTGGAAAATTCTTTAATGCTGAGAATATTTCTTTCATAGATTACAGACATTTTAACGGAAACCAAACTCATATCGGCACAACTGATCGTTATCTGAATGTTTTTAATTTGATGCCATATTACGCCAATAGCACAAACGACAGCTATTTTGAAATGCATTTAGAGCATAATGACACAGGATTTATTATGAATAAAATTCCATTGTTGAATCTCTTGAAATCTACTATGAATCTAGGATTTCATTCACTTGCAATTCCAGACAGAAAACCATATACTGAATTTACTGTTGGTTTAGATAATCTGGGTTTTGGAAAATTTAAATTATTCAGAGTAGATTATGTTCATTCTTATCAAGGCGGAATTCAGCAAAATGGTGTTGTGTTCGGCTTGAAGATTTTAAATGTTTTGGATTAG
- the aroQ gene encoding type II 3-dehydroquinate dehydratase yields the protein MKICIINGPNLNLLGKREPEVYGSQTFEDYFETLKQKFPNIELSYYQSNIEGELIGKIQECGFTFDGIILNAGAYTHTSIGLGDVIKAVTTPVIEVHISNTYARESFRHQSYLSGNAKGVILGFGLKSYDLAIQSFL from the coding sequence ATGAAAATCTGCATTATCAACGGACCCAATTTGAATCTTTTAGGAAAAAGAGAACCAGAAGTTTACGGAAGTCAAACCTTTGAAGATTATTTTGAAACGTTGAAACAAAAATTTCCAAACATTGAACTTTCTTATTATCAAAGTAATATTGAAGGCGAATTGATAGGAAAAATTCAGGAATGCGGTTTTACATTTGATGGTATTATTCTAAATGCCGGCGCCTACACGCACACTTCTATAGGTTTAGGCGATGTTATAAAAGCGGTTACAACTCCAGTTATCGAAGTTCATATTTCGAATACCTATGCACGCGAAAGTTTCAGACATCAATCGTATTTGTCCGGAAATGCAAAAGGTGTTATTCTTGGTTTTGGTTTAAAAAGTTATGATTTAGCAATTCAATCTTTCTTGTAA
- a CDS encoding porin family protein: MKKIILAAVLFIATSATIQAQLVQFGVKAGVNFASQTGDAGLQGVAFDKEGITSYHVGVLAEIKLLEKFSIQPELLYSTQGATYKNAVSEFKNELGYLSIPVMAKFYLTKSVSLELGPQASFLLSEKNDFDVKDGETFEFGLNAGLGLKITKNLFIQGRYGLGLTEASKNADVKNSTFQLSAGILF; the protein is encoded by the coding sequence ATGAAGAAAATAATTTTAGCAGCTGTATTGTTCATCGCAACATCAGCTACAATACAAGCACAATTAGTACAATTTGGAGTTAAAGCTGGGGTTAACTTTGCAAGTCAAACCGGAGATGCAGGTCTTCAAGGTGTTGCATTTGACAAAGAAGGTATTACTAGCTATCACGTAGGTGTTCTTGCAGAAATTAAATTGTTAGAAAAATTCTCTATTCAACCAGAGCTTTTATATTCTACTCAAGGGGCAACATACAAAAATGCCGTTAGTGAATTTAAAAATGAATTAGGATACTTATCTATTCCAGTAATGGCTAAATTTTATCTAACAAAATCAGTAAGTTTAGAACTTGGACCACAAGCTTCCTTTTTACTAAGTGAAAAGAATGACTTTGATGTAAAAGATGGGGAAACTTTCGAATTTGGTCTAAATGCAGGTTTAGGTCTTAAAATTACTAAGAACCTTTTTATTCAAGGTCGTTATGGTTTAGGACTAACAGAAGCATCTAAAAATGCAGATGTTAAAAATTCAACTTTCCAATTATCAGCTGGAATCTTGTTCTAA
- a CDS encoding porin family protein, which yields MKRIILAAMAVMVFGFANAQKTRFGVKGGLNISTVVGGEVDDTKSLIGFHVGGFAEIHVVEKFFIQPELLFSTQGTKVDGPFGTDGDVKLNYLNIPVLAKYYFIENKFSVEAGPQLGILLSAKAEGNDIKDFTRSTDLGFNIGAGYNFTDNLSVGLRYTIGLSPLSDKDIDNADDYYDSAKNSNLALSLAYKF from the coding sequence ATGAAAAGAATTATTTTAGCTGCAATGGCAGTAATGGTATTTGGCTTTGCTAATGCACAAAAAACTAGATTTGGAGTAAAAGGAGGTTTGAATATTTCAACTGTAGTTGGAGGAGAGGTTGATGATACTAAATCTTTGATAGGTTTCCACGTTGGAGGTTTTGCAGAAATTCATGTTGTTGAGAAATTTTTCATTCAACCAGAACTTTTGTTTTCTACTCAAGGTACTAAAGTTGACGGTCCTTTTGGAACTGATGGTGATGTTAAACTGAATTATTTGAATATTCCTGTATTGGCTAAATATTATTTTATAGAAAATAAATTTAGTGTTGAAGCTGGTCCACAACTAGGTATTTTATTGTCAGCAAAAGCAGAAGGTAATGATATTAAAGATTTTACCAGATCAACAGATCTTGGTTTTAATATAGGAGCTGGATATAATTTTACGGATAATCTTTCAGTAGGTCTTCGTTATACTATAGGTTTGTCTCCTCTTTCTGATAAAGATATCGATAATGCAGATGATTATTATGATAGTGCTAAAAATAGTAACCTTGCATTATCTCTAGCTTATAAATTCTAA
- a CDS encoding porin family protein: MKRIIFAAMAVMVFGFANAQKTRFGVKGGLNVTSFAGGYNYNAKSLVGFQVGGFAEIKVIERLAIQPEILFSTQGAKQELSMTNFDSKLNYINVPVLAKFYITKQFTVEAGPQLGFLVSAKQDGHDAKDSYKSVDTGFNFGAGYNFTDNVSVNLRYTVGLSNIGDYSTNTIQQYYDSPKNSVLALTLGYKF, from the coding sequence ATGAAAAGAATTATTTTCGCTGCAATGGCAGTAATGGTGTTTGGATTTGCTAATGCACAAAAAACTAGATTTGGAGTAAAAGGAGGTCTTAACGTAACGAGTTTTGCCGGAGGGTATAATTATAATGCTAAATCTTTAGTTGGTTTTCAGGTTGGAGGTTTTGCTGAAATTAAAGTTATTGAAAGATTAGCTATTCAACCAGAGATCTTATTTTCTACTCAAGGCGCTAAACAGGAATTAAGTATGACGAACTTTGATAGTAAGTTGAATTACATAAATGTTCCCGTTTTGGCTAAATTTTATATCACAAAACAATTTACTGTTGAAGCAGGTCCGCAATTAGGATTTTTAGTGTCAGCTAAACAAGATGGTCACGATGCAAAAGACAGTTATAAATCTGTAGATACAGGATTTAATTTCGGTGCTGGATATAACTTCACAGACAATGTTTCTGTGAATCTTCGTTATACCGTTGGTTTATCAAATATTGGAGATTATAGTACTAATACTATTCAGCAATATTACGATAGTCCAAAAAATAGCGTTCTAGCTTTGACATTAGGATATAAGTTCTAA